The region ATCCCGCACTCTAGGTACACTCAAATCTTTTGGAGTCAAGATTCTAATTGTTGGCTATGGGGAGTGCTTGTCGTACGAAGCTTACAATGAACTTATCAGGCTAGCCCGGAAGTTAAAAATTCCAGTGATTCTCGCTGGTTCACTGGAACTAAGTGAAATTTTTAGCAACTTTCTAAAACGTCGAGGTAAGCGGTACAGAGAGATTTACAACAATTTTCTGGACTTCCACGAATATCAAGCTTTTGAGAAAAGTGAAATCCAGAAGTTGATCGGAAGTTGGGAGAATCAAGTGTTGAATTCTTGGTCTCAGAAGTTAGATTTAATGAATATTCCTGATGTTGCTGATTTTCTTTACCATCGCTGTGAAGGGCAAGCTGAACCTTTATACGAAACTCTCCGCAAAATAGCAATTTTTAAGTTAGACAACCCTGCTGCTCAAATTAACAAATCTATTCTTGAGAAGATGTTGTCTACGAGAAGGATACCAAATAAGCCTTAAAAAATCGGAAGGTTGAACCAATGGCTGCTTTCTTATCTAAAGTTGCAGAGCAGGGTTAGATTGACTAAGAAAATTTTGCATGGAAAACGAAGAGTTTAACTTGCCCCATTGGTGCCCCGAACCTTACGAAGGAGAGAGTATTGCTAGCTATCTTGTGCGGTTTCGTTCTCAAGAAATTACGCAAATCTCTGCACCCAGTAGCTTTAGTAAAGCGATCGGCTTAGGAATAGCACTCACACGATGGGAAAAGTTTCGCTTCAATCCTTTTCCAAGTGGTGAAGAAATAGAGAAGTTTTGTAATTTTGTTGGGTTGGAAGTAGAAAAGCTCCATGCTATGCTTCCACCCAAAGGGGAGCGAATGAAGCTGGAGCCAGTTCGATTGTGTGCAGCCTGCTATGAAGAAAGCCCATATCATCGGCTCAAATGGCAGTTTCAATCAACTGCAGGGTGCGATCGGCATCGATTACGC is a window of Trichocoleus sp. DNA encoding:
- a CDS encoding TniB family NTP-binding protein, with the protein product MRRRGLLYTIPMPVAYAEAEQYGSPVDLFVAILEALGSPFAEIGPLKDLRSRTLGTLKSFGVKILIVGYGECLSYEAYNELIRLARKLKIPVILAGSLELSEIFSNFLKRRGKRYREIYNNFLDFHEYQAFEKSEIQKLIGSWENQVLNSWSQKLDLMNIPDVADFLYHRCEGQAEPLYETLRKIAIFKLDNPAAQINKSILEKMLSTRRIPNKP
- a CDS encoding TniQ family protein; the protein is MENEEFNLPHWCPEPYEGESIASYLVRFRSQEITQISAPSSFSKAIGLGIALTRWEKFRFNPFPSGEEIEKFCNFVGLEVEKLHAMLPPKGERMKLEPVRLCAACYEESPYHRLKWQFQSTAGCDRHRLRLISKCPGCEKPFSIPSLIQEKQCKCGMYFSKMAKQQKPF